One part of the Phacochoerus africanus isolate WHEZ1 chromosome 7, ROS_Pafr_v1, whole genome shotgun sequence genome encodes these proteins:
- the IL23A gene encoding interleukin-23 subunit alpha yields MLGSRAVMLLLLLLLLPWTSQGRAVPEGSSPAWAQGQQLSQQLCTLAWTAHLPMGHVDLPREEGDDETTSEVPHIQCGDGCDPQGLRDNSQSCLQRIHQGLVFYEKLLGSDIFTGEPSLHPDGSVGQLHASLLGLRQLLQPEGHHWETEQTPSPSPSQPWQRLLLRLKILRSLQAFVAVAARVFAHGAATLSQ; encoded by the exons ATGCTGGGAAGCAGAgctgtgatgctgctgctgctgctgctgctactgccctGGACCTCTCAGGGCCGGGCTGTGCCTGAGGGCAGCAGCCCTGCTTGGGCTCAAGGCCAGCAGCTCTCACAGCAGCTCTGCACGCTGGCCTGGACTGCACATCTACCAATGGGACATGTG GATCTACCAAGAGAAGAGGGAGATGATGAGACTACAAGTGAAGTCCCCCATATCCAGTGCGGGGATGGCTGTGATCCTCAGGGACTCAGGGACAACAGTCAG TCCTGCTTGCAAAGGATCCACCAAGGCCTGGTTTTTTATGAGAAGCTCCTGGGCTCAGACATTTTCACAGGGGAGCCTTCTCTACACCCTGATGGCTCTGTGGGCCAGCTTCACGCCTCCCTACTGGGCCTCAGGCAACTCTTGCAG CCCGAGGGTCACCACTGGGAGACTGAGCAGACGCCAAGCCCCAGTCCCAGCCAGCCCTGGCAACGCCTCCTTCTCCGCCTCAAGATCCTTCGCAGCCTCCAGGCCTTTGTGGCTGTAGCTGCCCGGGTCTTTGCCCATGGAGCAGCAACTCTGAGCCAGTAA